In Sander vitreus isolate 19-12246 chromosome 7, sanVit1, whole genome shotgun sequence, a genomic segment contains:
- the wrap73 gene encoding WD repeat-containing protein WRAP73: MNFSEVFKQSNQLCKVSPDGKYLATCVQYRLVVRDVSTLQILQLYTCLDQISHMDWSSDSLFILCAMYKRGLVQVWSLEQPDWHCKIDEGSIGLVSSRWSPDGRHILNTTEFHLRVTVWSLCTKAVSYIKYPKACQKGIDFSRDGCYMALAERRDCKDYVSVFVCDDWHLLRHFETETQDLAGLEWSPNGCVLAVWDSCLEYKVLLYSLDGRLLSTYSAYEWSLGVKSVTWSPSSQFLAIGSYDEKVRILNHITWKKIAQFEHIATINNTKAVVYKEVEKRPAVGSDDLSLHNITIGTTLFNTQSKYEICPPPVQVPVVKPDPDRANPKIGVSTLAFSSDSRYLATKNDNMASVVWVWDMQKMSLLAVLEQTSAVRCFQWDPRRPRLALCTGNTKLYLWSPAGCVSVQVPTEGGFQVQSLNWHCSGDTLILLGKDQLCLCYMDTDQEDK, translated from the exons ATGAATTTCTCTGAGGTATTCAAGCAATCCAACCAACTCTGCAAAGTTTCCCCAGATGGGAAATATTTG GCTACCTGTGTGCAGTACAGGCTGGTGGTGCGAGATGTGAGCACCCTGCAGATCCTGCAGCTCTACACCTGCCTGGACCAGATATCTCACATGGACTGGTCATCTGACTCTCTCTTTATCCTTTGTGCTATGTACAAGAGAGGACTGGTACAG GTGTGGTCTCTGGAGCAGCCGGACTGGCACTGTAAGATTGATGAGGGCTCAATAGGACTAGTCTCCTCGCGCTGGAGTCCAGACGGACGTCACATTCTCAACACCACTGAGTTCCAC CTGAGAGTCACCGTCTGGTCCCTGTGCACCAAAGCTGTGTCTTACATCAAGTATCCCAAAGCATGTCAGAAGG GCATAGATTTCAGCAGAGATGGCTGCTATATGGCCCTGGCTGAACGCCGTGACTGCAAAGACTATgtcagtgtatttgtgtgtgacgACTGGCATTTACTCAGG CATTTCGAGACTGAAACACAGGACCTGGCAGGGTTGGAGTGGTCTCCCAATGGCTGTGTGCTGGCAGTGTGGGATAGCTGTCTGGAG TACAAGGTGTTGCTGTATTCTTTGGATGGCCGGTTGCTGTCAACCTACAGTGCCTATGAGTGGTCGCTGGGTGTTAAGTCTGTGACCTGGAGCCCCAGCAGCCAGTTCCTGGCCATTGGCAGCTATGATGAAAAA GTGCGCATCCTCAATCATATCACGTGGAAGAAAATCGCACAGTTTGAGCACATAGCAACCATCAACAACACAAAAGCA GTAGTGTATAAGGAAGTGGAGAAAAGGCCAGCTGTAGGCAGTGATGACCTATCGCTACACAACATCACAATCGGCACCACCCTATTCAACACCCAGAGCAAAT ATGAGATCTGCCCACCGCCAGTCCAAGTTCCTGTAGTCAAACCAGACCCAGACCGAGCCAACCCCAAGATTGGTGTCTCTACTTTGGCATTCAGCTCAGACAGTCGCTATTTAGCCACCAAAAACG ACAACATGGCCAGTGTTGTCTGGGTGTGGGACATGCAGAAGATGAGCCTGCTGGCTGTGCTTGAGCAGACATCGGCCGTCCGTTGCTTTCAGTGGGACCCCCGACGCCCCCGGCTGGCACTATGTACAGGCAACACAAAACTCTATCTCTGGTCTCCGGCAGGCTGCGTTTCTGTCCAGGTCCCCACTGAAG GTGGTTTCCAGGTCCAGTCACTAAACTGGCACTGCAGTGGAGACACTCTGATCCTGCTCGGGAAGGACCAGCTGTGTTTGTGCTACATGGACACTGACCAGGAGGACaagtaa